The following is a genomic window from Treponema pallidum subsp. pallidum str. Nichols.
CGGGATGCGATAGCTACACCACGCCTTCCCCACCACCGGCAGGCCAATGTGCCCTGAGGAACCGCCGGAAGGGAGAGGGTTCCCGTTATTATTTTTGTACAGGTCATGGGTGAGGGGGATGTACACGCGTGTTTCAACGCCGGCGTCCAGGCCGGTGAGCAGGTGGGTGTAGGGGTCACCGCTCTTAGTTTCGAGCTTAAGGAATCCGGCAAAGTCGCCACAGCTTGCGATGGTGTTATCTAACACCCTGGTGCCAAAAACGTTTGCCGGTGCTGTGGCAAAGTATATGCCAGAAGACAGCCACTTCCACTGCGCCGTAAACAGCGCATCGAAGGCGACATTGTAGGTGTCAAGATACAGACACACGGCGCTGACTCCCATTAGAAAGGCACGCCATGCAGACGCACGCAGGTTCTGTATAGCCTGACGTATCTGCTGCCCCGCATTCAACGCATCCGTCTTCTTCTTCACTTCTTCGGTTATGTGTTGCTGGACACTCGCGAAAAACGCCGTTATTTCCGTTCGCATCATCGGCACTAAATCTGCCAGATCCTGTTTCACCTCATCTTGCACGCTCACCATGGTCAGAATGCTGTTCTGCTTACGTGATAGTTGCTGCTTAATGAGCGCTTCGCCTACCATTCTCGCAGTATCGCCTAGACTACCCCCGACCGCTTGCATGTTTGCATTATTTTTTGCCACAGCCGCTTGCACTTTCTGATTAATTTCAGTGACGATTTGCGTCTGTACCTGCTCAAACCCCTTCACCACCTGCTCCGCATCGTACTGCAGCAAAACCTGCCCCATCAGGGAAAATGCAGGAAGTGCAGGAAGCGGCGGCAGGTTCGGCGGACTTCCCTGCGGGGTGTGAAGATTTTGCACAACCTTACCGGTAGGTTTAGCAGGATTAGGCTGAACTGCCTCTAGCGCGTTTATGTACGTAGTCCCCCGAGATTCCAGCGCGCTTCGAACTCCAGCCGTTACTGTCTGCGTCGCCTGTTGCACTACCTGGGTTACCCAGGCTTCCTGTTTTTGACTTTCTCCCTGGAAGAGGTTATTTGAGAGGGCGGTGAGTTCACTCTGCGCCCTCTGTGTGCGATTTTGAAAGTCCTGTGCACTCTGGTGTTGGTTACCGGCGTCGAGGGCGAAGGAGAAGCGGAAGCCGGCGCCTGGTTCGAGGGTGAGTCGGCCCCCTACATTCCACAGCAGTTTATCCTTGTTCTGATTGTTTGCGTCCTTCTGTGCACCGATGAGGTATCCGTCTTCTAGCGTAACATTGCTGGCAAGCTCTACCGTGCACAGAGGGTGTCCTGCACGCGCATACATTAGCTTCAAGTCTGCCCCAAAGCCATACTTACTGTGCGTGGGGTCAGTACTATCCCAGGCACCGTTAGAGGCAAAGGAGAGAAACCCCACATCAAGGCTGACCCCACTGCCCCCAATGTCCTGTGCCCGATACCCAACCTTGCCGCCTAAACCCCCAAACCCCGGCGCATACTGTACCGCATCCTCCTGGTACTGCGCTGTCACCCACGGCTTCCACAGCCGGGCAAAGTTCGTCAGAAACGTGGGGTTCTTCCCAATCGTCAGGTAGGCCCCATAACAGTGTAGTGTCGCCTCTACCTTCCCCTTGCGCTTAACGGCAAAACCTGCCTTCCCCTGACTCAGGTCCGCCTGCAGGTCCGCCACCTTCAGCTCCGCATACAGTGCCGGGTGCTGCCCACGGCGCGTGTGGGTGGTGCGCATAACCAGGGGAAAGGATACTCCCACCGTGTTGGTAGTACGAAACCCGTGCTTCAGATTGTAGGGACCGGTGCCCATAACTGCACCAGGGGCCTGGCCATGACTGCCTACCCCCTTGCCATAGCTGATGCCCCACTCAAGTGTGGCAGAGCCAGTTAGCTTCGGGGAAAACTCCTGTCCGAGCACTCCCCCGCTCGCTCCTACCCCCACCACCACACACAGCACACTCCCCCACCGCATGCACCCCATGCTACCTCACCCCCCCCCCGGCCCTGTCTAGTAGCCCCCTCACCCTTCTTTTCTAACACTACTGCCCAATCAAGGTATCCAGCTGCTTAGACAGCGCACGGTGCTGCGCATTGTTCGGATCCAGTGCAATCACCTGATGCAAATAGTACTGCGCTTTGCGGAAATCCTTTTTCTTTCGGTACCATTCATATAACGCAAAAAGAGTGCGTCCATTGCGCGGATCTGAAAGCAAACTTGCACGCAATAAACTTAATCGCTCCTCCTCGTGCACTGACAACAACGCTTCATAGTACGAAAATATCGACCGCAGCGTACCACGCGCGGACGCACTCCGAGCTGCAATCACCGCACGGATCTCCCGGTAATGACGCGCCTCATACAACGTATCTAAGTACAAGACGATGACCGTCTCAGACGGAGGCTGTGCCGAATGATATAAACGCCGCGCAAGAGAAATCGCCTCCTGCGCACGACCTGAACCACTGTACGCGCGAATAAGTAATTCTTGATGAGCCTCACTCGGATATGCGGTATTCAAACGCTCCGCGCGCGACACTGCCTGTTCCCAGTTACCCTGCGCCAGTTCATACTGCGTCAATAAACGGAGCGCTTGAGCGTTATGCGCATCGGCGCGGAGCACCAGCGCGATAAAGCTTCGCATGTTTTTTTGTGCAAGCGAGTGACCGGTCTCAAAGCAGTGCTGCGCACACGCAAGGAGCACCTGCACATCACGCGGATACAAGCGATATGCCTGCTGCAAAAAGTCGTGCGCAGACGCGTCATTTTTGCTCCATTCCTTTGCCACCTGCGCACGCAAGAGCAAGTACGTTTTATCCGAACTGTCACGCTCTGCAAAAGAGTCAAGGGACGCGTGAGCCTTCTGATACTCCCGCTGAGCCACCAAGATACGAATGTGTAGCAAAAGCGCCGCATTGTCCTCAGGCTGTTGACGCAACAGCGCTGCAACGTACGGTTGCGCGGCGCTCCATTCTTGACGCGCGCTGTGAATTTGCGCCTGCAAAAGCTGCACTGCTCGGTCTTTCGGGAAACGGTGAAGCAATAGGCGCGCAATGGGCAGTGCCAGGGCAGTCTCACCGCGCTGTACCAGCATGCGCGCATAGCAGATGCCTGCAGGATAGCAGGATGCGTCTTTTTCCCATGCGCTGCGGTACGCTGACTCCGCTTCAGAGAGCTCTCCGTGCTGCTCGTGCAAATACCCAAAGAGCAGGAACGGAAGGAGAGAGTGCGGCGCCTGCGTGCGTGCGCGCGTCAGGCGTTCTCGGCAATCTGCGTGTACCTCATCAGGAAGGCGTTTTTTCAACAGAGTCAGCGGGGGAATGATATCCGAAAAAAAATCCGGTTCTCCAGGAATGAGCGGATACGTACCTTTTTCCACGTCATCGAGCGCAGTCAGGTACGGATGCGCGGTGTTGTACAGCGGCACATGCCAAGAAACAGCTTCCTGCGGATATACAAGTTGCATAAGCGCAGCACACACGCGGAGGTACAGCCGATTGTGCGGTGTCAATCCGGCCGGATCGCGCTGTATGCACGCAGCTGCCTCGCGCAATGAGGCAGGAGAAGCAGTTTCAATCAAGAAGAGTATCTTTGGATCCATCAGCTTTGTGCGAATTGCGCGTCGGTCCGGTACGTCAAGCGCAGTGCCACGCACAGGATGCGCCGCCACCTCCGGCGCCTGGGATGCGGAAGAAACCGGATCGGTACCTGCGCGCGTCGGCACCACCTTCGAAGAACTGCGACAACAGAGAAAAACGGGTATCAGCACAAAACCGACACTCACCCCGATGGCGCGGTCAATGCTTTTAGTAAGCGCCCCCATAGAAACCCGTTTTTACCTCCCTGCATGGCAGTCGTGCCATTTACACAAAACGCCTGTTGTGACCGTACCGACAACGTACGCATACCCGGCGCACCGCCGCTTCTTTTCCCTTTACGCGGTGTTCAACGCGCACGGCGCATCCCTTGTGCTCCCCACGCAAGACATGCTAGGCTGGCTGCCACCGAGGGCGAAGAGAGCGTACAGGAGGTTAACGGTTTTTTTGCGAGAAATCATTACCGCCCGTGCGTGTTCACTCTTCCTGTTTCTCCTTCGTTGTTTCCCTGCTGGTCCCTGTGCGCGGGCGCGCCGGTTGTCCTTCCTTCTGTTTCTCTGTGGTGCGGCAGCCTGCCCTCCGCTTTGGGGGGCGTACGCAGCGCACCACGCGTTGCGCGCTCAGTCGGTACCTGACACCCTCATTCAGCGCGCGCTCGTGCTCGGTCCGCTCGTGCACCCCCTGTACCCGCCGATGCAGTCCTTCAAAGAACAGTACCGGAGCGCGCGTTACCGGGAATACCTCTCTGTCGTTATGCAGCGGAGCGCGCCCTACCGCCCCTTTATCGAAAAACTGCTGCGCGACGCTCACCTTCCTGTCGAGCTGCTCTTTCTCCCCGTTGTCGAATCGGGCTTTCTCGAACGGGCTGTCTCCAAATCCGGCGCAGTCGGCATTTGGCAGTTCATGCGCAATAGCATCGCAGGATCTGCCATGCGCGTGAGTGACTGGGTAGACGAACGGCGTGACCCCTGGAAGGCTTCCGTCGCCGCAGTCAAAAAACTGCAGTGGAATTACACGCAGCTGCGTGACTGGCCCTTGGCCCTCGCTGCGTACAACTGCGGTCTTGGCGCGATCAAGCGAGCCATTGCCCAGGCAGGAACCGCCGATTTTTGGCATCTGAGTGAGCGCGGCTTTCTGCGCGACGAGACAGTCCGCTATGTCCCAAAGTTCCTTGCGGTTGCAGAAGTACTCAGCCGGAGCCACGAGCACGGCATCGCCTGGGGAGCGGCACACACCCCCGAGGAGACCACCACGGTTACCGTTTCGCGCGCGGTAGACTTAAACCTCTTGGCACAGGCAGCAGGGATGGATGCGCAATTGTTGCACACGCTCAACCCTGCACTCCGCTATTCAATTACTCCCCCGAATGCAGCGTACACCCTCCGGGTGCCAAGCACACATGCGCAGGCGGTCCAGGCAGTACTCAACCGCCCAGGCGCCGTGCTCGTCCATCACACCCTGCACACCATCCGTTCAGGAGACACGCTTTACGCACTCGCCCGCCGCTATGGGTTGGGCGTCGATACGCTAAAAGCCCATAACCGCGCACACAGCGCCACTCACCTGAAGATTGGACAAAAGCTCATCATTCCCACCATCCGGACTGGGCAGACCCGGCGCGCGCCCCTGCGGGGGGCAGGCACGCGTGCACCTGGAGTAATGGATCAGAAAGAGCATGCAGTGCCGGAAGTGTCCGCACTTCCCTCGTCCTCAATGACGCCGCCGACGCCCGGGGGCGCGGACACGCGCGCGGGAGCAGACGCGCCGGCACCCCCGAGCGTGCCACCACCGCCGGAAAGCACAGCGGCGCGGGCAACCCCTGCAGCACCCTTTGTCGGCAAGCATGTAGTGCAGCAGGGGGATACCCTCTGGTCCTTAGCAAAGCGCTACGGCGTTTCAGTAGAAAACCTGGCAGAGGAAAACAATCTAGCAGTAGACGCCACGCTCTCCTTGGGAATGATTCTCAAAACGCCGAGACGGTAGGGTATGGGAGTGTCCTGCCTGACGCGTGCTGCCTCTTTTTCAAATCAGTGCCGTTTTCCGTTCGGCGCTCTCTCCCTGGTGTGGACGCACGCAAGTGCGCCCCATGTGGTACGCAGCAGTGCGAGGCGTTTCATTCTCCTCCTCCTTTTTGTTCTGTTTTCTCACGCGCCGTCTGGTGCGCAGACCCAGGATGCCGTACACACCGATGCGGTGCAGGATTGGAAAAACGGTACCATTAACGCACAGCTTACGCTAGATCTTGCACGTGCACGTATGCGCCTGCCTGCTGATCGGACAGCAGCTTCTCAGTTCTTGCGTTATAAAGCGCCTGCACAACTGAAAGATGTATATCTGTCAGTACTCGTCGATTCGCAAAACCGCGTAGGGGACTGCCTTGCACATGAAAAAATTCGGCTGGCAGATATTACCGCATTGGTTGACGCGGGGCACCACGCCGTGACTACCCTTTCTCCTTCAGTGCGTAGTCTACAGCTATCGCACCAGACGCCACTTACAGCGTTGGCGCGCCTTTTTGTCACGCACGAAACTGCGTATGTGCCTGCTATCCCCCCCACGTCTGCCGTGAGCCGCCCTTACACCGGTATCCTCATAGATGCGCGCGGTTCTCTTCCTGTGCACGGCGAATACGTGTCAGAGCCGCTGAGCGCATGTTTGTTCCCCAAGATTTGGAGCACGGACATGGATTTAATCTACGAAAAGAATATGGTTCACCCTGACCGTGCCAAGGCATGGGGTGTGGTGCGGTACGGCTCGGTTTGGGACGAGAAAATGTACCGAGACAGGATAGGTACCACGCCCTTAAAAATCATTGCGCGCGGAGTGTTTGGCCAGCAGCGCACGGATCCTATCATTGCATCAAAGGATGCAGCCCAGATCTTGGCGCGCCCTGAGAACTTGCGTTTGCTTGCAGAAGGCAACGTGATTATCCTGTGCGACGAAGCAGCGCTGCGTGTGCACGTGCCGTATCCGCTTGTAGACGAGCACTTTTACTTTGCATACCACGACGTAAAACGCTTCCTAACCGACGAGCGGTCCCCCGGTGTCGGTGTTCGCTCTGGCATCAATACCCTCAAGATCACCGTGTACGACGTGCGTTTTGTGGCAAACTCCCCAGAGATTCTCGCCTCAGAAAAAGATCGGGTAGACGTGATAGCAACCGCACTGAAAAAGATGGGGCCGTACACAAGGTTTTTAATTGAAGGCCACACCGCAGATTTACACCGCCCTCAGGAGGAAGCGGCGCTTTCTGTAGCACGTGCGCAGCGCATGGCGCAGGAACTGTCCAGACGTGGCATTGAGATGACGCGGATTACTACGGCAGGACACGGTGCGAC
Proteins encoded in this region:
- a CDS encoding major outer sheath N-terminal domain-containing protein — encoded protein: MGCMRWGSVLCVVVGVGASGGVLGQEFSPKLTGSATLEWGISYGKGVGSHGQAPGAVMGTGPYNLKHGFRTTNTVGVSFPLVMRTTHTRRGQHPALYAELKVADLQADLSQGKAGFAVKRKGKVEATLHCYGAYLTIGKNPTFLTNFARLWKPWVTAQYQEDAVQYAPGFGGLGGKVGYRAQDIGGSGVSLDVGFLSFASNGAWDSTDPTHSKYGFGADLKLMYARAGHPLCTVELASNVTLEDGYLIGAQKDANNQNKDKLLWNVGGRLTLEPGAGFRFSFALDAGNQHQSAQDFQNRTQRAQSELTALSNNLFQGESQKQEAWVTQVVQQATQTVTAGVRSALESRGTTYINALEAVQPNPAKPTGKVVQNLHTPQGSPPNLPPLPALPAFSLMGQVLLQYDAEQVVKGFEQVQTQIVTEINQKVQAAVAKNNANMQAVGGSLGDTARMVGEALIKQQLSRKQNSILTMVSVQDEVKQDLADLVPMMRTEITAFFASVQQHITEEVKKKTDALNAGQQIRQAIQNLRASAWRAFLMGVSAVCLYLDTYNVAFDALFTAQWKWLSSGIYFATAPANVFGTRVLDNTIASCGDFAGFLKLETKSGDPYTHLLTGLDAGVETRVYIPLTHDLYKNNNGNPLPSGGSSGHIGLPVVGKAWCSYRIPVQDYGWVKPSVTVHASTNRAHLNAPAAGGAVGATYLTKEYCAQLRAGISASLIEKTVFSLDWEQGMLSDVPYLLVSECLTQGIGRIVCGVTLSW
- a CDS encoding tetratricopeptide repeat protein; the protein is MGALTKSIDRAIGVSVGFVLIPVFLCCRSSSKVVPTRAGTDPVSSASQAPEVAAHPVRGTALDVPDRRAIRTKLMDPKILFLIETASPASLREAAACIQRDPAGLTPHNRLYLRVCAALMQLVYPQEAVSWHVPLYNTAHPYLTALDDVEKGTYPLIPGEPDFFSDIIPPLTLLKKRLPDEVHADCRERLTRARTQAPHSLLPFLLFGYLHEQHGELSEAESAYRSAWEKDASCYPAGICYARMLVQRGETALALPIARLLLHRFPKDRAVQLLQAQIHSARQEWSAAQPYVAALLRQQPEDNAALLLHIRILVAQREYQKAHASLDSFAERDSSDKTYLLLRAQVAKEWSKNDASAHDFLQQAYRLYPRDVQVLLACAQHCFETGHSLAQKNMRSFIALVLRADAHNAQALRLLTQYELAQGNWEQAVSRAERLNTAYPSEAHQELLIRAYSGSGRAQEAISLARRLYHSAQPPSETVIVLYLDTLYEARHYREIRAVIAARSASARGTLRSIFSYYEALLSVHEEERLSLLRASLLSDPRNGRTLFALYEWYRKKKDFRKAQYYLHQVIALDPNNAQHRALSKQLDTLIGQ
- a CDS encoding transglycosylase SLT domain-containing protein; the protein is MRAQSVPDTLIQRALVLGPLVHPLYPPMQSFKEQYRSARYREYLSVVMQRSAPYRPFIEKLLRDAHLPVELLFLPVVESGFLERAVSKSGAVGIWQFMRNSIAGSAMRVSDWVDERRDPWKASVAAVKKLQWNYTQLRDWPLALAAYNCGLGAIKRAIAQAGTADFWHLSERGFLRDETVRYVPKFLAVAEVLSRSHEHGIAWGAAHTPEETTTVTVSRAVDLNLLAQAAGMDAQLLHTLNPALRYSITPPNAAYTLRVPSTHAQAVQAVLNRPGAVLVHHTLHTIRSGDTLYALARRYGLGVDTLKAHNRAHSATHLKIGQKLIIPTIRTGQTRRAPLRGAGTRAPGVMDQKEHAVPEVSALPSSSMTPPTPGGADTRAGADAPAPPSVPPPPESTAARATPAAPFVGKHVVQQGDTLWSLAKRYGVSVENLAEENNLAVDATLSLGMILKTPRR
- a CDS encoding OmpA family protein; amino-acid sequence: MGVSCLTRAASFSNQCRFPFGALSLVWTHASAPHVVRSSARRFILLLLFVLFSHAPSGAQTQDAVHTDAVQDWKNGTINAQLTLDLARARMRLPADRTAASQFLRYKAPAQLKDVYLSVLVDSQNRVGDCLAHEKIRLADITALVDAGHHAVTTLSPSVRSLQLSHQTPLTALARLFVTHETAYVPAIPPTSAVSRPYTGILIDARGSLPVHGEYVSEPLSACLFPKIWSTDMDLIYEKNMVHPDRAKAWGVVRYGSVWDEKMYRDRIGTTPLKIIARGVFGQQRTDPIIASKDAAQILARPENLRLLAEGNVIILCDEAALRVHVPYPLVDEHFYFAYHDVKRFLTDERSPGVGVRSGINTLKITVYDVRFVANSPEILASEKDRVDVIATALKKMGPYTRFLIEGHTADLHRPQEEAALSVARAQRMAQELSRRGIEMTRITTAGHGATKPIAPSDTHANKAKNRRVEITILRD